In the genome of Thiorhodovibrio winogradskyi, the window CCGACACCGTTACGCGAAGGCACCCAGGCCGGCCCAGGCATTCTGGTCACCGGCCATGATCTGCTCGATCTGTGGCAATTGCTCGAACAGGTTAAAGGCACCGACATCAAGGTCTATACCCACGGCGAGATGATGCCGGCGCACATGTACAGCAAATTCCAGGAGCATCCCAATCTCGCCGGTCATTATGGCGGCGCCTGGCAGGATCAGAAAAAGGAATTCGCCGCCTTCCCCGGCCCCATCGTCGGCACCACCAACTGCGTGCTGATTCCGCCCGACAGCTACCGTGATCGGCTATTCACCACCAATGCCGTCGCCGTGCCTGCCGGGCAGCACATCACCGATGGCGATTTCAGCGCCGTGATTGCCGCCGCGCGCGCCTGTCCGCCCTGTGAAGAGCGCCTGGGCGCCGAGCAGCCGGTCGGCTTCCATCGCCAGGTGATTCTGGAGCAGGCCGGGCCGATTCTGGAGGCGATCAAGGCCGGCAAGATCAGCCATTTCTTTGTCATCGGCGGCTGCGATGGCGCCGAGAAGGGGCGGAATTATTTTACTGACTACGCCGCCGCCACGCCGGAGGATTCATTCATTCTCACGCTCGGCTGCGGCAAGTATCGCATTCGCGATCATGTGTATGGCGAGCATCTCGGCCTGCCGCGTCTGCTCGACATGGGGCAGTGCAATGATGCCTATGGCGCCATCATGGTCGCGGTGGCACTGGCCGAGGCACTAGACTGCACAGTGAATGATCTGCCGCTGACCCTG includes:
- the hcp gene encoding hydroxylamine reductase; translation: MFCNQCEQTFRNSACVNSPGVCGKNEDVQSLQELLIFGLKGMAAYAHHARRLGQSDEAVSAFIEEALFATMTNVNFDEDTLLTYCLECGEKNLRVMQMLDEGHIATFGAPRPTPLREGTQAGPGILVTGHDLLDLWQLLEQVKGTDIKVYTHGEMMPAHMYSKFQEHPNLAGHYGGAWQDQKKEFAAFPGPIVGTTNCVLIPPDSYRDRLFTTNAVAVPAGQHITDGDFSAVIAAARACPPCEERLGAEQPVGFHRQVILEQAGPILEAIKAGKISHFFVIGGCDGAEKGRNYFTDYAAATPEDSFILTLGCGKYRIRDHVYGEHLGLPRLLDMGQCNDAYGAIMVAVALAEALDCTVNDLPLTLVISWFEQKAVAVLLTLLYLGVKGINLGPQPPAFITPNIFARLQAAYDLRLTNGDPLEDLKLALAA